One genomic window of Evansella cellulosilytica DSM 2522 includes the following:
- the speD gene encoding adenosylmethionine decarboxylase produces MSLTHEQRIQLHEFNNLTKSLSFNMYDICYTRTKEEREAYIEYIDEQYSAERLTKILKNVAEIIGAHVLNVAKQDYVPQGASVTVLVSEGPVVEVPTDSFDESPGPLPDSVVMQLDKSHITVHTYPEYHPDEGISTFRADIDVATCGEISPLKALNYMIHSFDTDIMTMDYRVRGFTRDISGHKLFIDHDISSIQNYIPEEVKEQYDMIDVNIYQENIFHTKCRIKDFDINNYLFGYKKEHLTSEQEKEITERLQLEMDEIYYGRNMGWREKK; encoded by the coding sequence GTGAGTTTAACGCATGAACAGCGTATTCAATTACATGAATTTAACAACTTAACGAAATCATTAAGCTTTAATATGTATGATATATGCTATACGAGAACGAAAGAAGAAAGGGAAGCATATATAGAATACATTGATGAACAGTATAGTGCAGAGCGGTTGACGAAAATTTTGAAAAATGTTGCCGAGATTATCGGAGCACATGTTTTAAACGTAGCCAAACAAGATTACGTACCACAAGGTGCAAGTGTGACGGTATTAGTTTCAGAAGGTCCAGTAGTGGAAGTACCGACAGATTCTTTTGATGAATCTCCAGGACCGCTGCCTGATTCGGTTGTCATGCAGTTAGATAAAAGTCACATAACTGTTCATACTTATCCTGAGTATCATCCAGATGAAGGGATTAGTACGTTTAGGGCTGATATCGATGTAGCTACTTGTGGAGAAATTTCACCCTTAAAAGCGTTAAACTACATGATTCACTCGTTTGACACAGATATTATGACGATGGATTATCGTGTTCGGGGATTTACAAGAGACATAAGTGGACATAAGCTTTTTATTGACCATGATATTAGTTCGATCCAAAATTATATTCCTGAAGAAGTGAAAGAACAATATGATATGATTGACGTCAATATATATCAAGAGAATATTTTTCATACGAAATGTAGAATTAAGGATTTTGACATAAATAATTATTTATTTGGCTATAAAAAAGAACATCTAACGAGTGAACAAGAAAAAGAAATTACTGAACGACTTCAGTTAGAAATGGATGAAATATATTACGGTAGGAACATGGGATGGCGTGAAAAAAAATAA
- a CDS encoding methyl-accepting chemotaxis protein — protein sequence MKSFFKRFTFTWNAKLRTKLLSSFILICIIFSIGSVVSFTSMRNTNQSYDYLINNVMEIRSVSSSIESNISQQTSHFRGYFLNGDIEDLDRVTELSQIGSELINNGLELSTVEEVTDSLTILQNLNNSYSNQVEDITTNGMGSSDTSNRDLVLLENRMINESQQLNDLLNEIVAEHSEQTTAESATAMILILIISAVALVIAIVGGFIISTMISKPIVKLAQISERLADGDLTVDSLTVKSRDEIYVLNESFRNMTNNFRKMVAQIASNTDQVAASSEQLSSSADETTKATTTITGSIQSVATGAETQVQSTGAAKEVVKDIAVGMKQITESVELVSSFANDAGDKSNNGKVVIEKAMKQMDKINSKTAEISDVVQQLGDKSKEIGSIISLITDVAEQTNLLALNAAIEAARAGEHGRGFAVVADEVRKLAEQSNKSAEEIRHLIHYIQEDIDRSVTMMGEGRESVEGGLTLVNDAGNEFETISLSVNDLTTQIAQILRAVKENTEGTNKMQTFIEEAAKIAEESASYSQNVAASTEEQMASMEEISASAETLSSMAEELLNEVRKFKV from the coding sequence ATGAAAAGCTTTTTTAAGAGATTTACCTTTACATGGAACGCCAAATTAAGAACAAAATTACTATCAAGTTTTATATTAATTTGTATTATTTTTAGTATTGGGAGTGTTGTTTCGTTTACTAGTATGAGGAATACAAATCAATCTTATGATTACTTAATAAATAATGTAATGGAAATAAGAAGTGTCTCATCTTCAATTGAATCAAATATTAGTCAACAAACGAGTCATTTTCGTGGATACTTTTTAAATGGTGATATAGAAGATTTAGACCGTGTTACTGAATTAAGTCAAATTGGAAGTGAGTTAATAAATAATGGGTTAGAGCTAAGCACGGTCGAAGAAGTAACAGACAGTCTCACAATCTTGCAAAACTTAAATAATAGTTATAGTAACCAAGTTGAAGATATAACGACTAATGGTATGGGGAGTAGTGATACATCTAACCGAGACTTAGTTCTATTAGAAAATAGAATGATAAATGAGTCACAACAGTTAAATGATTTATTAAATGAGATTGTAGCAGAACATAGTGAACAAACAACAGCTGAATCAGCAACAGCGATGATACTTATTTTAATAATAAGTGCTGTAGCACTTGTGATAGCTATTGTTGGTGGATTTATTATTTCAACTATGATTTCGAAGCCAATTGTGAAGCTAGCCCAAATCTCTGAAAGGTTAGCAGATGGTGACTTAACAGTTGATTCTCTTACAGTGAAAAGTCGTGACGAGATTTATGTTTTAAATGAATCTTTTAGGAATATGACAAATAACTTTAGAAAAATGGTAGCACAAATTGCGTCTAATACTGATCAAGTAGCTGCATCTTCTGAACAATTATCAAGTAGTGCGGATGAAACTACGAAAGCAACGACAACAATTACGGGATCTATTCAATCAGTTGCTACAGGTGCTGAGACACAAGTGCAAAGTACAGGTGCAGCAAAGGAAGTAGTAAAAGATATTGCTGTAGGTATGAAACAGATCACTGAGAGTGTGGAATTGGTTAGTAGCTTTGCGAATGATGCTGGTGATAAGTCTAATAACGGTAAGGTCGTAATAGAAAAAGCTATGAAACAAATGGATAAAATCAATTCGAAAACTGCTGAAATATCAGATGTAGTGCAACAATTGGGAGATAAATCAAAAGAAATAGGTTCGATTATATCATTAATTACAGATGTTGCAGAACAAACAAACTTATTAGCATTAAATGCAGCAATAGAGGCTGCTCGTGCTGGCGAGCACGGCAGAGGCTTTGCTGTCGTTGCAGACGAGGTAAGAAAGTTAGCTGAACAATCCAATAAATCTGCAGAGGAGATTAGACATTTAATTCACTACATTCAAGAAGATATTGATCGCTCTGTTACTATGATGGGAGAAGGTAGAGAGTCTGTAGAAGGTGGTTTAACTTTAGTGAATGACGCTGGAAACGAGTTTGAAACAATATCGTTGTCTGTAAACGATTTGACAACGCAAATTGCCCAAATTTTACGTGCTGTTAAAGAAAATACGGAAGGAACAAATAAAATGCAAACATTTATTGAGGAAGCAGCAAAAATTGCTGAGGAGTCAGCAAGCTATTCTCAAAATGTCGCAGCGTCAACAGAAGAACAAATGGCCTCTATGGAGGAAATCTCTGCATCTGCTGAAACGTTATCTAGTATGGCTGAAGAATTATTAAATGAAGTGAGAAAATTTAAAGTTTAA
- the dacB gene encoding D-alanyl-D-alanine carboxypeptidase/D-alanyl-D-alanine endopeptidase, protein MVQSLYLKSMCLLLSIILLYLIFIPYSEAAALDTLALKEDLDELIIHHSDINHGKIGVSVRSFQTGELLYEQNVNQLLTPASNMKILTSIAALELLGPNYHFTTELLIDGNTRWQLLKGNVYIKGKGDATLLPTDIEKLVSELKQQGIKYIFGDIVADDSWFDSIRHPIDMPWSDEMYGYGAPISALTVAPKKNVEGGTIIIEIMPNEQIGQPAVIKTVPDTEYVEVINESITVTDSERNNISIKKKHGTNQIYINGHINQTEKKIEKLMSVWEPTNYVLHLFSEYLKKEEIRHLGNVTLGDTPKEAKLFTVHHSSPLSELLFPFMKYSDNVLGESITKEMGKFKYGDGSWECGLRALQEALAHYDMKTENTIIRDGSGISHVNAISTNDITKLLYEIKKEHWFPLFKSSLPISGHDSKYLGGTLKDRFTNSRMKGKVKAKTGTLTSVSSLSGYLETKGEESIIFSIITNDITNSKKAKMIEEEITMVIADYLN, encoded by the coding sequence ATGGTGCAATCTCTATACTTAAAAAGTATGTGTCTACTATTATCCATTATTTTGTTATATTTAATTTTCATTCCGTACTCTGAAGCAGCAGCATTAGACACATTGGCATTAAAGGAAGACTTGGATGAATTAATTATTCATCATAGTGATATCAATCATGGCAAAATAGGCGTTAGTGTGCGGTCATTTCAAACTGGAGAACTGCTCTATGAACAAAATGTTAATCAGCTTCTAACACCAGCTTCTAATATGAAAATTTTAACGTCCATTGCAGCCTTAGAGCTGTTAGGTCCAAATTATCATTTTACAACAGAGCTTCTGATTGATGGTAATACACGATGGCAATTGCTTAAAGGTAATGTTTACATTAAAGGTAAAGGTGATGCCACCTTATTACCAACTGACATAGAAAAGCTAGTTAGTGAGCTTAAACAACAAGGGATTAAGTACATATTTGGAGATATTGTGGCAGATGATAGTTGGTTTGATTCAATAAGACATCCAATCGATATGCCTTGGAGTGATGAAATGTACGGATATGGTGCACCAATTTCAGCGCTAACGGTAGCTCCAAAGAAAAACGTAGAAGGCGGAACAATCATAATTGAGATTATGCCGAATGAACAGATCGGACAACCGGCAGTGATTAAAACCGTTCCAGATACTGAATATGTTGAAGTTATTAATGAATCAATTACTGTTACAGATAGTGAAAGGAATAATATTTCAATTAAGAAAAAACATGGTACAAATCAAATCTATATAAATGGACATATCAATCAGACGGAAAAAAAAATTGAAAAATTAATGTCAGTTTGGGAGCCTACAAACTATGTTTTACATTTATTTAGTGAGTATTTGAAAAAAGAAGAAATTCGACATTTAGGAAATGTTACATTAGGAGATACTCCAAAGGAAGCAAAGCTGTTTACTGTCCATCATTCAAGCCCACTTTCTGAACTGTTATTCCCGTTTATGAAATATAGTGATAACGTTTTAGGGGAATCGATAACGAAAGAGATGGGGAAGTTCAAATATGGTGACGGAAGTTGGGAATGTGGACTTCGAGCTTTACAAGAAGCGCTAGCCCATTATGATATGAAAACTGAAAATACGATTATAAGAGACGGATCAGGTATATCACATGTCAATGCTATATCTACAAATGATATTACAAAATTACTTTATGAGATCAAAAAGGAACATTGGTTCCCATTATTTAAAAGCTCTCTTCCGATTAGTGGTCATGATAGTAAATACTTAGGAGGAACATTAAAGGATAGGTTCACCAATAGCCGAATGAAGGGGAAAGTCAAAGCGAAAACGGGTACACTGACCTCAGTATCATCATTATCAGGCTATTTAGAGACAAAGGGGGAAGAATCGATTATCTTTTCAATTATTACGAATGACATAACAAATAGTAAAAAAGCAAAAATGATAGAAGAAGAGATAACGATGGTTATAGCAGACTACCTAAACTAA
- a CDS encoding S9 family peptidase → MKRTLHTNDLYRFKSTGNPQLTNDNNKLIYVIQELDKEKDEMRSNIYLMDLVSGEKKQLTYSDKDNNPKLSPDGEKLAFISTRSEKSQIWILPMDGGEPYCIKTEEAVMGPLIWTSDSSNILYSANVFNDYHEAWTPYPGAPDYDYDRLKAIESNKHKTKDEKDKEKEKKKNEVKVISRFTYRFDGQGYFGHGNNHVFITAVPNQITPNFKAQGIQITTDDYDYSAPSLSPNNEYLVVCARKSKEADYEQKNDLWIIHLKTKKNYLLYDAPGPTSSPNWSPCGKFVSFSGHNNMEGASTTNDLWVLQVEEFTNNISREIKQGPLTERDAQNITRQLDRPIGGQPSDVGFKGGANVGWQEDRLLFIISDKGAGSLYELRLPSFEISPLLSSEKQSISSMYTNEKNVILSVSNPTTPQELYLLIDDDLSQITNSNDKILQEVTFSQWEKTTYKTSGNVDIDAWIIYPSHFKKTSKYPLVLLIHGGPHAAYGPTFMFLAQLLAAQGYIVYYTNPRGSETYGQKFSCSIDKNWGNLDYIDIMNGIDKILAKGFVNEKKMFVHGWSYGGYMSCWIATQTDRFKAICAGASVTNLVSGYGTSDITLADEFEYGGQPWNDYPHLMKHSPLGHVEKVKTPVMLMHGENDMRVAPSQTEEFFTALKRLKKEAIMIRYPDEFHGLSRPLHQKDRYDRLIAWFNYYQL, encoded by the coding sequence GTGAAAAGGACACTACATACAAACGATTTATATCGTTTCAAATCTACAGGAAATCCACAGTTAACGAATGATAATAATAAATTAATATATGTCATTCAAGAACTTGATAAAGAGAAGGATGAAATGAGATCAAATATTTATTTAATGGACTTAGTGTCAGGTGAAAAAAAGCAACTGACATACTCTGACAAAGATAATAACCCTAAGCTATCTCCAGACGGAGAAAAGCTTGCTTTTATTTCAACGCGTAGTGAAAAAAGTCAAATATGGATCCTTCCAATGGACGGTGGAGAGCCGTACTGTATAAAAACAGAGGAAGCTGTTATGGGACCGCTCATTTGGACATCAGATAGTAGTAATATTCTGTACTCGGCTAATGTTTTTAATGATTATCATGAAGCTTGGACACCTTATCCTGGAGCTCCAGATTATGATTATGATAGACTAAAGGCTATTGAGAGCAATAAACATAAAACAAAAGATGAGAAAGATAAAGAGAAAGAAAAAAAGAAAAATGAAGTAAAGGTCATAAGTCGTTTCACATATCGTTTTGATGGACAAGGGTATTTTGGCCATGGAAACAATCATGTATTTATTACGGCTGTACCAAATCAAATAACACCAAACTTTAAAGCGCAAGGAATACAAATTACTACAGATGATTATGACTATAGTGCTCCTAGCTTATCACCTAATAATGAGTATTTAGTCGTTTGTGCTAGAAAGTCAAAGGAAGCGGATTATGAACAAAAAAATGATTTATGGATTATCCACTTAAAGACAAAGAAAAACTATTTATTATATGATGCACCTGGTCCTACGAGTAGTCCGAATTGGTCTCCATGTGGAAAATTTGTTAGTTTTAGTGGCCATAACAATATGGAGGGTGCTTCCACAACAAACGATCTATGGGTATTACAAGTTGAAGAATTTACGAATAACATTAGTAGAGAAATCAAACAAGGTCCACTTACCGAACGTGACGCTCAAAACATCACAAGACAACTGGATAGACCAATTGGTGGTCAACCTTCAGATGTTGGCTTTAAAGGGGGAGCAAATGTAGGGTGGCAAGAGGATAGACTATTATTTATTATATCAGATAAAGGTGCAGGCTCATTATATGAGCTAAGGCTTCCATCATTTGAAATAAGTCCATTGCTGAGTAGCGAAAAGCAATCTATATCAAGCATGTATACAAACGAAAAGAATGTAATTTTGTCAGTAAGTAATCCTACAACACCTCAGGAACTATATCTTTTAATTGATGATGATTTAAGTCAAATTACAAATAGTAATGATAAAATTTTACAAGAAGTCACGTTTAGTCAATGGGAAAAAACAACTTATAAAACTAGCGGGAATGTAGATATAGATGCTTGGATTATTTATCCTAGTCACTTTAAGAAAACAAGTAAATATCCTCTTGTTTTACTGATACATGGTGGACCACATGCAGCATATGGACCTACGTTTATGTTTCTTGCACAATTACTAGCTGCGCAAGGGTACATTGTTTATTATACTAATCCAAGAGGAAGCGAAACATATGGTCAAAAATTTAGTTGTAGTATCGATAAAAATTGGGGGAATCTTGATTATATAGATATAATGAATGGAATTGACAAAATATTAGCCAAAGGATTCGTAAATGAGAAAAAAATGTTTGTACATGGATGGTCATATGGTGGCTATATGTCGTGTTGGATCGCAACACAGACCGACCGATTTAAAGCGATCTGTGCTGGTGCAAGTGTCACTAACCTCGTTAGTGGATACGGTACGTCGGATATAACTTTGGCTGATGAATTTGAATATGGAGGTCAGCCTTGGAACGATTATCCTCATTTAATGAAACACTCGCCACTTGGACATGTAGAAAAAGTAAAGACTCCTGTCATGTTAATGCATGGTGAGAATGACATGCGGGTAGCACCATCGCAAACAGAAGAATTTTTTACAGCGTTAAAAAGGTTAAAGAAAGAAGCAATTATGATCAGGTATCCTGACGAATTCCATGGCTTAAGTCGCCCTTTACATCAAAAGGATAGATATGATCGTTTAATTGCTTGGTTTAATTATTATCAATTATAA
- the cydS gene encoding cytochrome bd oxidase small subunit CydS: MINDFMIMILPVFVVFLSLAVFFLWATKSKEPYSSQVEEEKAIDR, from the coding sequence GTGATAAATGACTTTATGATTATGATTTTACCTGTGTTCGTTGTGTTTTTATCGTTAGCAGTATTCTTTCTTTGGGCAACTAAATCGAAAGAACCATACTCTTCTCAGGTAGAGGAGGAAAAAGCCATTGATAGATGA
- a CDS encoding sigma-G-dependent sporulation-specific acid-soluble spore protein CsgA, producing MDVSLRYLLESLSNYIDDDEEANEVYVKLKRNSFKNEKDFSKSLSTREIEKMNQIIKNEIHYANEENDEKRSKELNEVYENLF from the coding sequence ATGGATGTGTCTTTAAGGTATTTATTGGAATCATTATCAAATTATATAGATGATGATGAAGAAGCAAACGAAGTTTATGTAAAACTAAAGAGAAATAGCTTTAAAAATGAGAAGGATTTCTCGAAAAGCTTATCAACTCGGGAAATAGAGAAAATGAATCAAATAATAAAAAATGAAATTCATTATGCAAATGAGGAAAATGATGAGAAGAGGTCGAAAGAGTTGAATGAGGTATATGAGAACTTGTTTTAA
- a CDS encoding HAMP domain-containing methyl-accepting chemotaxis protein → MKNIFKVGQKKKWKLPKKLKVKRSFNLKFKLLASFLFICFIFSIGSGISYFNMQKSTQSYDYLINQVIEIRNITSEIESSVNQQSSHFRGYLLTEEESEMDQMTMINNHVSELVEEAMELSTLEETKQQLNALDTLNKSYLNTALQVRSMSSGRIDYANRNILPMENNLRGYAADLTVFLNEIVEERRVESEQETAMAMTLVLTISAAALIFAVIGGIFIATIITKPIIKIANMSKKLAAGDLTVEPLKIKSRDEIYDLNESFIEMSNNLRNMLSKIAMNTEQVAASSQQLTSSAEETSKATSTITESMQSVASGADTQMKSTDSAKQVVADMTESIQNISSSVEVVTNIANEAGEKSNNGVGVVEKAIKQMQAIDAKTSEISHVIKNLGDKSKQIDSIITLITDVAEQTNLLALNAAIEAARAGEHGRGFAVVADEVRKLAEQSNKSASEISSLIHVIQEDIDKSVSMMGQGRTSVEDGLTLVNNAGTEFKTISKSINGITDHIYHVLQAVKESTSDAETMRVYIEEASDIATDSASYAQNVAASAEEQMASMQEISASAETLSSMAEELQDEVSKFKI, encoded by the coding sequence TTGAAAAATATTTTTAAAGTTGGTCAAAAAAAGAAATGGAAGTTACCAAAGAAACTAAAAGTAAAGAGAAGCTTTAATCTAAAATTTAAATTACTAGCTAGTTTTTTATTTATTTGCTTTATTTTTAGTATAGGAAGTGGGATATCTTACTTTAACATGCAGAAATCAACGCAATCATACGATTACTTGATCAACCAAGTAATTGAAATTCGAAATATAACGAGTGAAATTGAGTCAAGTGTCAATCAGCAAAGTAGTCATTTTCGTGGTTATTTACTAACAGAGGAAGAGTCAGAAATGGATCAAATGACAATGATTAACAATCATGTTAGTGAACTTGTAGAAGAGGCAATGGAATTAAGTACGCTGGAGGAAACAAAACAACAATTAAATGCACTTGATACTTTAAATAAAAGCTACTTAAATACAGCACTACAAGTAAGGTCGATGAGTTCAGGACGTATTGACTATGCAAATAGGAATATTTTACCGATGGAAAATAACTTGCGTGGTTATGCAGCTGATTTAACCGTATTTTTAAATGAAATTGTAGAAGAGAGAAGGGTAGAGTCAGAGCAAGAAACTGCCATGGCGATGACATTAGTCTTAACGATCAGTGCTGCTGCTTTAATTTTCGCAGTCATTGGTGGAATATTTATTGCCACTATTATTACAAAACCAATTATTAAAATTGCAAATATGTCAAAAAAGCTTGCAGCTGGTGATTTAACAGTTGAACCACTTAAGATAAAAAGCCGGGATGAAATCTATGATTTAAATGAATCTTTTATTGAGATGAGCAATAACTTAAGAAACATGCTTTCAAAAATTGCTATGAATACTGAACAAGTTGCTGCATCTTCTCAGCAGTTAACGAGTAGTGCAGAAGAAACGAGTAAAGCTACCTCCACGATCACTGAATCGATGCAATCTGTGGCTTCTGGAGCAGATACTCAAATGAAGAGTACAGATTCGGCCAAACAAGTTGTAGCGGACATGACAGAAAGTATTCAGAACATATCAAGTAGTGTGGAAGTTGTTACAAATATTGCGAATGAAGCAGGAGAAAAGTCTAATAATGGTGTTGGTGTTGTTGAAAAAGCTATAAAGCAAATGCAGGCCATAGATGCGAAAACATCTGAAATATCTCATGTCATTAAAAACTTAGGAGATAAATCAAAGCAAATCGATTCTATTATTACACTTATAACAGACGTTGCTGAACAGACTAATTTATTAGCATTGAATGCAGCAATTGAAGCTGCACGTGCTGGAGAACACGGTAGAGGTTTTGCTGTTGTGGCTGATGAAGTACGAAAACTTGCTGAACAATCTAATAAATCTGCTTCGGAGATTAGTAGTTTGATTCATGTCATACAAGAAGATATAGATAAATCTGTTTCTATGATGGGGCAAGGCCGTACATCTGTAGAAGACGGTTTAACTTTGGTAAATAATGCGGGGACAGAATTTAAAACAATTTCCAAATCAATTAATGGAATAACTGATCATATTTATCATGTTTTACAAGCAGTGAAGGAGAGCACTTCAGATGCTGAAACAATGAGAGTTTATATAGAAGAGGCATCAGATATAGCAACTGATTCAGCTAGCTACGCGCAAAATGTTGCAGCATCTGCTGAAGAACAAATGGCATCGATGCAGGAAATTTCTGCATCTGCTGAAACACTTTCTAGTATGGCTGAAGAGCTACAGGATGAAGTTAGTAAATTTAAGATTTAA
- a CDS encoding TerC family protein has translation MELVHIFVISFLSDLDNIVIYASILKHYSSSLRLIFILAIVLSLTRTFYINILHTLNEVIAMELFSGVILLFIAVKMATEEGDMASTRNSSVPMAFISILSIDFLLSLDSILLVSTVSDTSFLIFIGMISSLFVLFRFSNLLYMILSHFPLIYVVIASFIAYTAVENMMKDELVYDLLLPLAMPLDYLVPMLSKGSAIIILLIGVYVLMRRNRIYTIK, from the coding sequence ATGGAATTAGTACATATTTTTGTTATAAGCTTTTTAAGTGATCTAGATAACATAGTCATATACGCATCAATTTTAAAGCATTATTCATCCTCATTAAGATTAATTTTCATCCTTGCAATTGTTTTATCATTGACGAGAACTTTTTATATTAACATCCTACACACACTAAATGAAGTAATAGCGATGGAACTTTTTTCTGGCGTTATTTTATTATTTATCGCTGTAAAAATGGCCACAGAAGAAGGGGATATGGCTTCAACTAGGAACAGTTCTGTCCCAATGGCATTCATTTCAATTTTATCCATTGATTTTTTACTTAGTTTAGACAGTATTCTCTTAGTATCAACAGTGTCCGATACTTCCTTTCTCATATTTATTGGAATGATTAGTAGTTTATTTGTTCTTTTTCGCTTCTCAAATTTACTTTATATGATTTTGAGTCACTTTCCTTTAATCTACGTTGTGATTGCATCATTTATCGCCTATACGGCTGTTGAGAATATGATGAAGGATGAGCTAGTATATGATCTTTTATTACCTTTAGCGATGCCACTAGACTACCTTGTTCCAATGCTGTCAAAAGGTAGTGCAATAATCATTTTATTAATCGGTGTATACGTGTTGATGAGACGAAATCGAATATATACCATTAAATAG
- a CDS encoding Cof-type HAD-IIB family hydrolase: MKYSMIVLDLDDTLLLEDLTIGNHTKKALMKAQELGVKVVLASGRPTFAMQHLVKELSLDKYGSYILPFNGAKIINCKTDDSLFSSTLNPKTVHHLYELSQRENVFIHSYIGDTIITDKNNEYTEIEAKITGLPIKEVSSFIDTIQEPVVKVLMCHAPEKLVKVENKLKEELGDSLSIFRSKPYFLEFIEPGVTKGSSLEKLINHLGINRSEIIAVGDSYNDLEMIKFAGLGVAMGNAPEDIKEIADYVTDTNINEGVASVVEKYILNTL; the protein is encoded by the coding sequence ATGAAATATTCCATGATTGTACTTGATTTAGATGACACATTATTACTTGAAGACTTAACTATTGGCAACCACACTAAAAAAGCTTTAATGAAAGCGCAAGAGCTTGGAGTCAAAGTAGTATTAGCATCTGGTAGACCAACATTTGCTATGCAACATTTAGTGAAAGAATTATCTCTCGACAAGTATGGGAGTTACATTTTACCGTTTAATGGTGCAAAGATAATCAATTGTAAAACAGACGATTCTTTATTTAGTAGTACGTTAAACCCGAAAACAGTTCACCACTTATATGAACTTAGTCAAAGAGAAAATGTTTTTATTCACTCGTATATAGGAGATACTATTATTACAGATAAGAACAATGAATACACAGAGATTGAGGCTAAAATTACCGGGTTACCTATTAAGGAAGTATCCAGTTTTATCGATACAATCCAAGAGCCAGTTGTAAAAGTATTAATGTGCCATGCCCCTGAAAAGCTCGTTAAAGTCGAAAATAAGTTAAAAGAAGAATTAGGTGATTCACTCAGCATTTTTCGATCTAAGCCTTATTTCCTTGAGTTTATAGAGCCGGGGGTAACGAAAGGATCTAGTCTAGAAAAATTAATTAATCACTTAGGCATAAATCGTAGTGAAATAATTGCTGTTGGTGACAGCTATAACGATTTAGAAATGATTAAATTTGCTGGTCTAGGTGTGGCGATGGGGAATGCGCCAGAAGATATAAAGGAAATAGCTGATTATGTTACGGACACAAATATAAATGAAGGCGTTGCATCAGTTGTAGAAAAATATATTTTAAATACATTGTAA
- the thiM gene encoding hydroxyethylthiazole kinase, which yields MNDIVVSLRKKVKEHAPLIHNITNVVVTNFTANGLYAIGASPVMAYAKEEVADMASIAQALVLNIGTLTAEDVEAMFIAGQAANKNNVPIVLDPVGVGATSYRTETAKALLEKIDIQVVRGNAGEIANLIDENVEMKGVDSNVQINNLVDLAKKAAVKLKTVIVLTGKTDIVTDGVTYYQIQNGDELLTKVTGTGCLLSAVVASFITQSNNILEASAAAVCFYGSAAEVAASASLNKGPGHFQLHFLDYLYTITDEKIKELVKLEKSID from the coding sequence ATGAATGATATAGTAGTCTCTTTACGAAAGAAAGTGAAAGAACATGCTCCACTTATACATAATATAACAAATGTAGTAGTAACAAATTTTACTGCAAACGGTTTATACGCCATAGGTGCTTCCCCTGTAATGGCATACGCAAAGGAAGAAGTTGCAGATATGGCTAGTATTGCTCAAGCCCTTGTTTTAAATATTGGAACATTAACAGCGGAGGATGTAGAGGCGATGTTTATTGCTGGCCAAGCCGCGAATAAAAACAATGTTCCTATTGTTTTAGATCCTGTAGGTGTTGGTGCTACCTCCTATCGTACCGAAACTGCAAAAGCACTCTTAGAAAAAATAGATATACAGGTCGTTCGCGGAAATGCAGGAGAAATCGCCAACTTAATTGATGAAAATGTTGAAATGAAGGGTGTAGATTCTAATGTTCAGATCAACAATCTCGTTGATTTAGCAAAAAAAGCAGCCGTAAAATTAAAAACTGTAATAGTGTTAACCGGAAAAACCGACATAGTAACAGACGGTGTGACATACTATCAAATTCAAAACGGCGATGAACTGCTTACTAAAGTAACAGGAACAGGCTGCTTGTTAAGTGCTGTAGTTGCCTCTTTCATCACACAAAGTAATAATATTCTCGAAGCGTCTGCAGCTGCTGTATGTTTTTATGGATCTGCGGCTGAAGTTGCTGCTAGTGCTTCATTAAACAAAGGTCCAGGTCATTTTCAACTACACTTCCTAGATTACCTTTACACGATAACAGATGAAAAAATAAAAGAGTTAGTAAAGTTAGAAAAATCGATTGATTAA